The genomic window GGAACGAGCTGGCGAATATGCGCGTGGGGACCGCCTCCACCAAGACGAGGGCCGAGGTGTCCGGCAGCGGTCGGAAGCCTTGGCGCCAGAAAGGGACGGGGCGGGCGAGGGCGGGCGAGCGGCGTTCCCCTCTTTGGGTCGGGGGTGGCGTGGTCTTCGGGCCCAAGCCGCGGGAGTACGGGTACAAGCTCCCGAGGAAGGTGAAGCGGCTCGCCTACAGGTCTGTTCTCAGTCTCAAGCTGAGGGAGAATGCGTTCAGGGTCGTCGAGGATTTCGTCGTGGAATCCGGGAAGACGAAGGACATGGTGAAGGCCCTTCAGGCCCTCAATCCGGAGGGGCGGCGGGTGTTGCTCGTCATCGGGGAAGAGAGTGCGCTCACGAAACGCGCCGGCAGGAACATCCCGTGGCTTCTCGTCCATACGTACGACAAGCTCAGGGTTCACGACGTCTTCTATGCGGATCAGGTGCTGGTCCAGGAATCCGCAGCCGTGAAACTCAATACCTTTTTGGATCGATAGGAGATGAGGTATGGATCCGCATGAGGTGATTATTGCGCCCGTGCTCACCGAGAAGGCCAATATCCTCAGGGAGAAGGAGAACAAGTACGTGTTCAGGGTGGATGCGCGGGCCAATAAGCTCGAGATAAAGCAGGCCATCAGGGAGCTCTTTTCGGTGGAGCCTGTCGCGTGCAATGTGATCAGGGTGAAGGGCAAGCCGAAGAGGATGCGCAGACAGCCGGGGAGGACCTCCTCCTGGAAGAAGGCGGTCATCACGCTTCCTCCCGGGCAGACCATCGATATCTTTGAGTCCGCGTGAGACAGGAGGGCGGTGTGGCACTCAAGCAGTACAAACCGATAACGCCGGGATTGAGATTTAAGACGAGCCTCGATTTTAGTGCCCTCGACAAGGTCGAGCCCGAGAAGTCGCTGGTCGAAGGGCTCCCGTTCAAGGCGGGACGTGGCGCCGGGGGGAGGGTGTCTGTCAGGCGGAGGGGTGGACGGCACAAGAGGCTCTATCGGATCATCGACTTCAAAAGGGACAAGCATGGTGTTCCGGGTGTGGTGAAGACCATCGAGTATGACCCCAACCGGAGTGCCGTCATCTGTCTGGTGGCGTATGCCGACGGCGAGAAGCGGTACATCCTCGCTCCAAAGGGTATCGAGCGGGGGGCGGTGGTCCAGAGCGGCGAGGATGCGCCGATAGCGGTGGGAAATGCCCTCCCTCTCGAGAGGATTCCGTTGGGTACCGCGGTCCACAACGTGGAGCTCTATCCTGGCAAGGGCGGACAGATGGTCCGTTCCGCCGGGACAGGGGCCGTGGTGATGGCGAAGGAGGGGGATTACGTGACCCTCAAGCTCCCCTCCGGTGAGATGCGGATGGTCTTCAAGAAGTGCTACGCCACGGTGGGTGAGGTCGGGAACGAGGACCATATGAACGTGGTGCTGGGAAAGGCCGGCCGGTCGAGGTGGCTCGGGCGCAGGCCGAAGGTGAGGGGTACTGCCATGAACCCTGTTGATCACCCCCATGGTGGAGGTGAAGGACGGAGCAAGGGCGGTCGGCATCCCGTGTCCCCCACCGGCATCCCGACCAAGGGGTACAAGACCCGCAAGAGGCGGAAGCCTTCCGACAAGTTCATTGTAAAACGAAGGAAATAGGAGCGGGCTGTGGCACGATCAGTAAAGAAGGGACCCTATGTCGAAAAGAGCCTCTACAAGAAGGTGCTCGCCATGGCAAAGGGCGGCGAGAAGCGGATGATCAAGACCTTCTCGCGGGCGTCTACCATCATTCCGGAGATGGTGGGTTTGACGATCTCCGTGTACAACGGGAAGACCTGGGTTCCGGTGTACATCACCGAGGATCTCGTCGGTCACAAGCTGGGAGAGTTTGCCCCTACGCGGATCTTTCGGGGGCATGCGGGTTCCGACAAAAAGGCTTCGAAGTAACGGGTGGAAGGTATGAAAGAGAAGTCAGGATACAGGGCTCGGGCGCGATACCTGCTCGTGTCTCCCAAGAAGGTGAGACCCGTGGCTGACCTCGTACGGGGGAAGCGTTATCCCGAGGCGGTTGCCATCCTGGAGCACATGCCCCAGAAAGGGGCCAGGTTGATCAAGAAGGTGATCGACTCGGCGGCGGCGAACGCGCTCTATCTCAACAAGAACCTCGACGAAGACATGCTCTATGTGAAGGAGCTCAGGGTGGACGACGGACCTCGTCTCAAGCGGCTGTGGCCGCGGAGCCATGGGAGGGCTGACATCCTCCTCAAGCGGATGAGTCACATCACCGTCGTAGTGGATGAGCTACCACAAAAAGGATAATGGGGGCAGACCGTGGGCCAGAAAGTCAATCCTTACGGACTGAGACTGGGTATCAATAAGACGTGGAAATCGAAGTGGTTCGTGGATCTCAAGGACTATGCCAAAGTCCTCCATGAGGACCTCCTCCTCAGGAAGCGTCTTCTCGCTCTCCCCGAGGCGAAGGCGGCGAACGTGGGCGATGTGGAGATCATACGACATCCGCAGCGTGTCATGCTGGTGGTCCACACGCCGAGGCCCGGTGTCCTCATAGGTGCGAAGGGGGCGACGATAGAGCGCATCGGGGCCGAGTTGCAGAAGATGGTCTCGAAGAAGCTCCAGATCAAGATAAAGGAGATAAAGCGCCCGGAGGCCCATGCGCAGGTGGTGGCTCAGAACATCGCTGCCCAACTCGAACATCGGGCCTCTTTCAGGCGGGTGATGAAGCTCGCCGTGGCCAACGCCATGAAGGCCGGGGTGCAGGGCATCAAGGTGCGGGTGTCGGGGCGTCTGGGAGGAGCCGAGATCGCGCGGTCGGAGGTGCAGATGGCGGGGAGGGTCCCGCTTCATACCCTGCGGGCCGACATCGACTACGGGTTTGCCGAGGCACGAACCACCTACGGCGTGATAGGGGTCAAGGTGTGGATCTTCCATGGCGAGACCTTGGGTAAGGCTGTGAAACAGGATGCGGGGACCATCGTGACGCCCCGTCGTGAAAATCGCTCCAGGAGAAGGAGTTAGCTATGCTGAGTCCCAAGAGGGTCAAATATAGGAAACAGCAGCGTCAGGTGGGGTTGCTCAGGCGAAAGGCCTCCCGTGGAAATACCGTGGCCTTCGGTGAGTTCGGTCTCATGGCTCTTGAGCCCGAGTGGGTCACGAGCCGTCAGATCGAGGCCGCCCGTGTGGCGCTCACGAGGAAGATCCGCCGAGGAGGAAAGGTGTGGATCCGTATCTTCCCCGACAAGCCCTACACGAAGAAGCCCGCCGAAACCCGTATGGGGAAGGGGAAGGGGAGTCCCGAGGCCTGGGTCGCCGTGGTGCAGAGAGGAAGAGTCCTTTTCGAAGTCGCAGGGGTTGACAGGGACCTCGCCATGGAGGCTCTCCGTCTTGCGGGGACGAAGCTTCCCATCAAGACCAAGATCGTAGAACGATTGCATGCGGAGTGAGGGCCATGAGGAACAGCTTTAAGGATTTGAGCTACAGGGAACTTCTCGCGAAGCGGGAGGAGCTCGTGAAGCGTTACCAGGAACTCCGCTTCCAGAAGGTGGTGGGACACCTTGACAATCCGCTCGAGGTGCGTACGCTGCGGCGGAACATAGCGAGACTCAATTTCCTCATTCATAATCACAGAGAGGCGTAGGAAAGTATGACGCCGAAGGAGACTGCTGTGGAAGGTAACGTGAAGAAGCCAATAAGGACAGAGAGAAAGCGGATTCTTGTCGGTGAGGTGGTCTCCGATAAGATGGACAAGACGATCGTTGTGGCGGTGCGAAGGAGGAAGCTCCATCCTCTGTACAAGAAATACGTGACCCGGACCAAGAAGGTCAAGGCCCACGATGAGCTCAACGAGGCCCGAGTGGGTGATGTCGTCCGGGTGGTCGAGTCCCGCCCCATCAGTAAGGAGAAACGGTGGCGGCTCCTTGAGATCGTGGAAAGAGCTCAGTAGAGAGACGGGGGTGAGGTATGATCCAGGTGCAAACGTATCTCAATGTGGCAGACAACAGTGGTGCCAAGAAGGTGCAGTGTATCAAGGTGCTCGGCGGTACGAGGAAGAAGTATGCCACCCTGGGGGACCTCATCGTGGTCTCCGTGAAGGAGGCGCTCCCCGATGCTCCGGTGAAGAAGGGTACTGTCCAGCGGGCGGTGGTGGTGCGCACGAAGAAGGAAGTGCGTCGTCCGGACGGGACATATATCCGTTTCGATGACAACGCCTGTGTCATCGTGGACAACCACAACAATCCGAGGGGCCGACGGGTGTTCGGTCCTGTGGCGCGAGAGCTCAGGGAGAACGCCGAGTTCATGAAGATCCTCTCGCTCGCCCCTGAAGTGGTGTAGGAGGTCGTCGCATGGCGATACAGAGGAAGAAGACTGCCGTGAAGTACAAGCTGAAGAAGAACGATCCTGTGATGGTGATCGCCGGGAAGGACAAGGGGAAGACCGGCCGTATATTGAGTGTGGATCGGGAGCGGGGACGAGTCGTGGTGGAGGGGGTGAATCTGGTCAAGAAGGCCGTGCGCAGGCGGAGTGCGAACGAGCCCGGTGGGTTCGTCGAGGTGGAAGCCCCCATCCATATTTCCAACGTGATGTACCTTGCGAAGGATGGAAAACCCACCCGTCTCGGCTATAAGTTCGTCGACGGGAAGAAGGTAAGATACGCAAAACGAACTGGAGAAGTGGTGTGATGGCAGAGGTAAAGGTTCCCATTCTGAAGACACTGTATGAGGAACGGGTGAAGCAGGAGCTCATGGAAGAGATGGGTTACAGGAATGTCATGCAGGTCCCCCGACTGGAGAAGATCGTGCTCAGCATGGGTGTGGGGGAGGCGATCCAGAACAAACGCCTGCTCGACCTAGCGGTGGAGGAGCTCACGCTCATCGCCGGCCAGCGGGCGATCAAGAGAAAGGCTCGGAAGTCCATCGCGGGCTTCAAGGTGCGGAAAGGAATGGAGGTGGGGGCCATGGTGACGCTTCGTGGGCTCCGCATGTATGAGTTCCTCTATCGGCTCATCCATGTGGCGATTCCCCGGATCAAGGACTTCAGAGGCCTCAACCCCAACTCCTTCGACGGGCATGGGAATTACTCTCTGGGTATCACGGAGCAGATCATATTCCCGGAGATCGACTATGATTCGGTGGAACGCGTCACGGGGTTCAATGTGACCATCGTGACCACCGCGAAGACCGATAGAGAGGCCTTCAGCCTCCTTCAAAAACTTGGAATGCCGTTCAGAAAGGCGTCCTGAGGGGAGAGATATGGCTCGTAAAGCATTGATTATCAAGTCGCAGCGCGAACCCAAGTACAGGGTGAGGAAACATAACAGATGCAAGATCTGCGGCCGACCTCGCGGGTATATGAGGGATTTTGAGATGTGCAGGGTGTGCTTCAGGAAGCTCGCGAGCGAGGGACTTATCCCTGGTGTGACGAAATCAAGCTGGTAGGAGAGGGGTATGAGCGTATCGGATCCCATTGCAGATATGCTGACGAAGATCAGAAATGCCTCGCTGGCGCGGCATGAGAAGGTGGATATCGTGCCCTCGAAGCTCAAGCTCGAGATCATCAAGATCCTCAAGAACGAGGGGTACATCAAGAACTTCAAAAAGGTCGTGGTGAGTGAGAAGCCCTTCATCAGGATCTTCTTGAAGTACGATGAGCAGCAGAGGCCCGTGATCCATGAGCTCTCGAGGATCTCCAAGCCGGGGCGGCGCATCTATTCCGGCTACAAGGAGATGCCTCGTATAAAGAACGGGTATGGAACGCTCATCGTGTCCACCTCCGAGGGCGTCATCACCGATAAGAAGGCGCGGGAGCGCAGGGTCGGTGGCGAGCTGATATGTTCAATCTGGTAGGAGGCTAGGTATGTCCAGGCTGGGTCGATTGCCTGTGGTCATCCCTCAGGGGGTACAGGTACAGGTGGACTCCGAGGAGAGGCGGGTCGAGGTGAAAGGGCCGAAGGGCGTGCTCTCGATGGAGTATCGCCCCGAGGTAGAGGTGAAAGTGGAAGAGGGTGTGTGCAGGGTGGAGCGGAAGAACGATACCAAGAAGGCTCGTTCCTTTCATGGGCTCTATAGACAGCTCATACACAACATGGTGAAGGGCGTCTCCGAGGGATTCGAGAAGGTCCTCCTCATCAACGGGATCGGTTACCGTGCCGAGGTGAGGGGGAATGTCGTGGTCCTCTCCCTCGGCTTTTCCATGCCGATCGAGTATCTCATCCCCGAGGGGATCACGGTCACCGTCGAGGAGAATACCCGTATCAGGGTCTCCGGGATCGACAAGGCCCTGGTGGGTAAGGTGGCTGCGGAAATCCGTTCCCTCCGGCCGGTGGAGCCCTACAAGGGCAAGGGGATCAGATACGAGAACGAGATGGTCCGCCGCAAGGTCGGTAAAGCTGGAGTGAAGTAGGTGGTAGGCGTATGAAAACGGAAAAGCTCATCAAGGAGAAACGGAGAAAGCGACTCAAGAGAAAACTGAGGGTGCGGAAGAACGTCTACGGTACTCCTGAGCGACCCCGTATGACGGTCTTCAAGAGCAACAGGCACCTCTACGTACAGGTGATCGACGACTCGAAGGGACACACCCTCGTCGCGGCTTCCACCCTTGAGAAGGATCTCTCGTCGCTCAGGAAGTGTGTGGCCGACGCGGAGAAACTGGGCGAGGTGATCGGGAAACGTGCACTCGAGAAAGGGATCAAGAGGATCGCCTTCGATAGAAACGGGTATCCCTATCACGGTATCGTGAAGGCGATAGCAGAAGGTGCCCGGAAAGCCGGTCTGGAGTTCTAGGAGGAATCATGGATCAGGATAGAGAGTTTATCGAAACGCTGGTCAGTCTCAACCGTGTCTCGAAGGTGGTGAAGGGTGGACGGCGCTTCTCGTTCACCGCACTGAGCGTCGTGGGGGATGGAAAGGGGTCGGTGGGATACGGCTACGGGAAGGCGAACGATGTGACCGAAGCGATCAGGAAGAGCATCCAGAAGGCGAAACAGAGCATGGTGACCGTGCCCATGCAGCATGGGACGCTTCCTCATGAGATACAGGTGAAGTTCAAGAGTACGAGGGTGCTCCTCAAGCCCGCTGCTCCGGGTACCGGGGTGATCGCGGGTGGACCTGTACGCGCCGTGCTGGAGGCGGCGGGATACAGTGACGTGCTCACCAAGGTGATGGGATCGAGGAACAGCACGAACGTGGTGCAGGCGGTCTTCAGGGGACTTCAGAGCCTGCTCGTCCCCGGTCAGGTGGCGAAGAACCGGGGTAAGAGTCTTTCGGAGATCTGGAGCTAGTCATGGCGAAGAAGGCAAAGAAGGTGAGGATCAAGCTGGTCCGGAGTACCATCGGTAGGAAGCCGGATCAGCGCAAGACCGTGGCTGCGCTGGGCCTGCGCAAGCTCAACGCAGTGGTGGAGAAGGAGCTTACTCCTTCCATCGAAGGTATGATCAGAAAGGTTGCACACCTTGTTCAGATTGAGGAGATAGAGGGATGAGCGCAAAGGAGATTATCGTACCGTCCGGAGCAGCGAAGGCATCCAGGCGAGTGGGGCGGGGCCCTGGATCCGGGAAGGGCAAGACCTCCGGCAAGGGGCACAAGGGGCAGAACGCCCGCTCCGGGGGAGGCGTGAGACCCGGGTTTGAAGGTGGACAGATGCCGCTCTACAGGCGCCTTCCTCGACGTGGGTTCAACAACGGGGCGTTCCGGAAGGAATACGCGGTCTTGAATCTGGAGATCCTCAACGAGAAGTTCAACGACAACGAGGTGGTGAACCTGGAGACCTTGAAGCAGAAGAGGATCATCAGACGTTCGGTGGAGAGCGTGAAGATACTAGGGAACGGCCGTATCACGAAGAAGCTCACGGTGGAAGTGCCGGCGATCTCCGCGAGCGCCAAGCTCCAGATCGAGAGCGCGGGCGGAAAGGTCGTGCTCGTAACCCCCTCGCAGGTGGAGAACAATGGCCAGTAATCCGATTTCGCAGGTGTTCAGGATACCCGAGCTCAGGAGGCGTGTCCTCTTCACGCTGGCAGTCCTTATCGTGTTCAGGATAGGGGCCGCGCTTCCCATCCCCGGGATCAACATCACCGCACTCAAGCAGTATTATCTCCAGCAGCAGACCGAGGGTCTCACTTCGATAACCGACTACATCGACTTCTTCGCCGGTGGAGCGTTCAAGAACTTCTCCATCTTCATGCTCGGCGTGATGCCCTACATCACGGCGAGCATCATCATGCAGCTCCTTCTCGTGATGTTCCCCTCACTCAAGGCCATCGCGGAGGAGGAGGGTGGAAGGAAGAAGATCCAGCGGTATACCCGGTACGGGACGGTGTTGGTGAGTCTCATCCAGTCGTTCATCGTGGCCCAGTATGCGGACGCCATCCCCGATGCGGTGGTGCTTCCCAAGCTTTCGTTCGTGTTGCTCGGCATGCTCACCGTGACGACGGGGAGTCTGTTCCTCATGTGGCTCGGCGAGCAGGTGAACCAGCGGGGGATCGGGAACGGTATCTCCCTCATCATCTTTGCGGGGATCGTGGCGAGGCTTCCGCAGGCCTTCATCCAGCTCGTCGAACAGATACAGCTGGGTGAATTGAATCCCGTGGTGGCCCTCCTCGTGCTCGTGCTGTTCGTCGCGGTGATCATACTGGTGATCTACGAGCAGCAGGGCCAGCGGAAGATCCCGGTGCACTACGCAAAGCGGGTGGTGGGCAGGAGGGTCTACGGTGTGCAGAACACCTATATCCCCATGAGGCTCAATCCCTCGGGGGTGATCCCTGTGATCTTCGCTTCCTCGGTACTCCTCTTCCCCCTCCAGATCGCCCAGATGCTCGGAACGAGGGTGGGATGGTTGGCCGACGTGGCCTACTGGCTCAGGCCGGGTGGGGTATGGTACCTCGTGCTCTACACCCTCCTCATCATCTTCTTCGCCTATTTCTACACCCAGGTGACCCTCAATCCCATGGAGCTGGCGAAGAATATCCGTGAGCACGGAGGGTCGGTGCCGGGCGTGCGGGCGGAGAAACTCGAGGAGTACTTTACAAACATCCTCAATAGGATTATCCTTCCGGGTGCACTGTTTCTGGCGTTCATCGCCATCATCCCCACGCTCGTGCAGCAGGTGTTTCATTTTCCGTCGAGGCTCGCCTACCTGATGGGAGGTACGTCGCTCCTCATCATGGTGGGGGTGGACCTGGATACGATGTCCCAGATAGAGGGACACCTCAAGATGCATCATCAGGATGGGCTCGTGCGGCGCGGTAAGCTCCGTGCGAGAAATCTGTAGGAGAGTGTGTCATGAAAGTGCGAGTGAGCGTAAAGAAGATGTGTGAAAAGTGCAAGATCATAAAGCGGCGAGGGGTGGTCCGCGTGGTCTGTGAAAACCCTAAACACAAGCAGAGGCAGAGGTAAGGAGGCCCAATGGCTCGTATAGCGGGAGTCGATCTGCCGAACAAACAGATCCAGATAGCTCTCACCTATATCTATGGGATCGGTCGAGCGTCTGCGCGGAAGATCTGCGAGAAAACCGGCATCCCCTATGAGACCAAGGTGAGCGAACTCACGTCGGATCAGGTCCAGAAGCTCAGGCAGGTGATCGAGAACGAGTACACCGTCGAGGGACGACTCAGGACGCAAGTGGCGCTCAACATCAAGCGCCTCATGGACATAGGCTGTTACCGCGGCTTGCGGCACAGGAAAGGACTGCCCGTACGGGGGCAGCGTACCCGGACCAATGCACGGACCCGCAAAGGAAAGCGGAAGACCGTGGCCAACAAGAAGAAGTGATGGGGGTGAGCTTTGGCCAAGAAAAAGGAAAAGCGGACCGTTTACGAAGGAAAGGTATACATCCAGGCGACGTTCAATAATACGATCGTCACGGTGACCGATATGAACGGCAACTGTGTCTCGTGGGCGAGTGCGGGGGCCCTCGGTTTCAGGGGTGCCAAGAAGTCCACGCCTTACGCCGCTCAGGTGACCGCCGAGACCGCAGTGAAAAAGGCGATGGATCACGGACTCCAGGAGGCGCATGTCTACGTGAAGGGGCCCGGTGTGGGGCGGGAGGCTGCGATCCGGGCCATCGATGCGCTCGGCGTGAGAGTAAGGTCGCTCCACGACATCACACCCATTCCCCACAACGGGTGCAGACCTCGGAAGGCACGAAGGGTATAAGGGAGAACGTGTATGGGACGCTACATCGGACCACAGTGCAGATTGTGCAGGGCTGAAGGACGTAAGCTCTTCCTCAAGGGAGAGCGATGCTATACACCGAAGTGTGCGATGGCGAAGAACCGGCCCAAACCGGGGAAGGCACAGTATGCCCGCATGAGGAAACCATCCAACTATGCGATTCAGCTCCGGGAGAAGCAGAAGCTCAAGAGGCTCTACAACATGAGCGAGGCCCAGTTCCGGCGGTTCTTCCACATGGCCGAGAAGATGCCGGGGAAGACCGGTGACAACCTCATCATCCTCCTGGAGCGGAGGCTCGACAACATCGTGTACCGGATGCACTTCGCCTCCTCGAGGAAACAGGCCCGGCAGATCGTGGGCCACGGGCACGTGCTGGTGAACGGGAGGAAGGTGAACATCCCCTCGTACCTCGTCCGCGAAGGTGACAGGGTGGAGATCCGAGAGAAGAGCAAGAAGCTTCTCGTTTTCAAGGAGAGCCTCAAGGAGTACACGCGGTCGGGAGTGATGTCCTGGCTTGAGGTGGATCCCGACAATCTTGTGGGTACCGTGAAGATGATCCCGATGAGAAGCGATATCACCGACCTTGCCGATATCAAGGAGAACCTCATCGTCGAGTTGTATTCTAAGTAAGGAGTGTGAATGGCACGTAAGAACCTCCTTAAGGGATTTGTGCTACCCACGAGTATCACGGTGGAGCATCTCGATACGAACGCCCATTACGGCAAGTTCGCCGCGTATCCTTTCGAGAGGGGTTACGGTGTGACCATCGGGAACACACTCCGGCGGATACTCCTCTCATCGATACAGGGATATGCGATCTCCGCGGTACGTATCACGTGGTACGACGACCAGGGCACGGCCCACGTGCTCTCGAGCGAGTACGAGCAGATTCCGGGTGTGGTGGAGGATACCCTGGAGTTGTTCGCCAACCTGAAGCTTCTGAGGGTCCAGTTGCCTGACGAGATGGAGCAGAAGACGGTGATGGTGGAGTTCAAGGGGCCGAAGGAGGTGACCGGGGCGGACTTCGAGGTGGATCAGCTCGAGGTGATGAACAAGGACTTCAGGGTGATGACCCTCATGGAGGATGCGCACTTCGAGATGGAGATGCAGGTGGATCTCGGACGTGGGTACGTACCGGCCGAGGTCCAGAAGAACTATATCGAGGTCGTGGGGACGATCCCGCTCGATGCGCTCTACTCGCCGATCCAGCGTGTGCGTTTCGATGTGGAGAACACGCGTGTGGGCCACAGGTCGGATTACGACAAGCTCATTCTGGAGGTCTGGACGGACGGCTCCATCTCACCGGAGGATGCGCTGGGCGAAGCGGCGAAGCTGGCGAAGGAGCACTTCACGGTCTTCATCAACTTCGATGAGGATGCGATCTCCCACGTGCGTCAGCTCGATCACGAGGAGGAACAGATCCGGAGGCTCCTGGAGACCCCGATCGAGGAGCTCGAGCTCTCGGTGAGGTCGAGCAATTGTCTCAAGAATGCGAATATCCGGACGATCGGAGATCTGGTCTCCAAGAGTGAGGAGGAGCTCTCCAAGACGCGCAACTTCGGGAAGAAGTCCCTTCTCGAGATAAAGGAGAAGCTCAAGGAGTGGAACCTCTCCCTTGGTATGAGGGACCCCTCTGCATACAAGGCGGCCCTTGAGCGGGTGCGGCTGCCCGAGAGTCAGGAGAGCGAGTCGACTACAGAGGAAGAGGAGAACGATGAAACACAGGATTAGCTTCAACAGGCTTGGTCGTAAGTCGTCTCACAGGAAGGCCCTTATACGGAACATGGTGACTTCCCTCTTCCGCCACGAGCGGATCAGGACCACCGAGGTGAAGGCCAAGGAGGTGAGGCGGTATGCCGAACGGCTCATCACCAGAGCCAAGGTGGATTCGGTGCACAACAGGCGGATGGTGGCGCGCTTCGTACAGGACAAGGCGGTGCTTGCCAAGTTGTTCACGGATATCGCCCCGCGCTTCGTCTCCCGGCCCGGAGGGTATACCCGGGTCTTGAAGCTCGGAGAGCGGAGGGGAGATGCCGCCAGTATGGTGATCCTCGAGCTGGTGGAGCGGAAGGTCGAGGCGAAGCCCGAGAAGAAGAAGCGTGAGGAAAAGAAGGCCGAGTCGGGCTCCAAGGAAGAGGAAACTGCTGCTCAGGAATAGTGTGGGTGATCAGCGCCGTATGGAGGGGCCGGTGGGCCCCTTTTTTTCGTCCTGGCTTTGACATGGCCGCGGCGGAGGGCTATGTTTTGAAGGGGTAAGTATCCGGTGTGTTCCTGCCGATGTTGAAGGGGGAGATCAGGTGGTGGTATGAGGAGTGTGCAGAAACTCGGAGTGAGCCTGTTCGTCTCGGTAGTCACGGTGGCCCTCGTCGTGCTTGCCGGCACCCTGGGGGGGATCCGGGAGGTGGAGGTGCGCCTCCTGCGGCCGCTGGTGACCGAGCACGCCGTGGATCGGCTCGTGGCGGTGGACGGGCTCATACGCTCGAGGATGGAGGGGTGGAGAGAGTACCTTTCGGGGCTCGCAGCGGATCCTGCGTTCCAGAGGGTCTTCCGGACGAGTCAGTCGGAAGAGGATGTGCAGAGGCGTTTCGACTTGGTCGCGGAGCTCTCAGCGCGGTTTCCGGAGCTCGGTTTCGTCCGCGTGGTGGGTCTCGACGGGAGGAGGATACATTTCAGCACCAGGGCGGAGGATGTACGGGAGCGGTCGGCATCGAGGATCGTGTACCGGAACTGGGACGAGGTGGCCCGGCGGGAGGGGCTGGGCTTCCGTGAGGGACGGTTCGATGATCGTGATGTCCACCTGGATCCCGCATCACAGGAGGTGGTGGTACGGATCCCCGTGCGTGACGAGCTGGGCGAGGTGGCGGGGATGC from Spirochaeta thermophila DSM 6192 includes these protein-coding regions:
- the rplX gene encoding 50S ribosomal protein L24 yields the protein MAIQRKKTAVKYKLKKNDPVMVIAGKDKGKTGRILSVDRERGRVVVEGVNLVKKAVRRRSANEPGGFVEVEAPIHISNVMYLAKDGKPTRLGYKFVDGKKVRYAKRTGEVV
- a CDS encoding type Z 30S ribosomal protein S14, with the translated sequence MARKALIIKSQREPKYRVRKHNRCKICGRPRGYMRDFEMCRVCFRKLASEGLIPGVTKSSW
- the rplP gene encoding 50S ribosomal protein L16; the encoded protein is MLSPKRVKYRKQQRQVGLLRRKASRGNTVAFGEFGLMALEPEWVTSRQIEAARVALTRKIRRGGKVWIRIFPDKPYTKKPAETRMGKGKGSPEAWVAVVQRGRVLFEVAGVDRDLAMEALRLAGTKLPIKTKIVERLHAE
- the rplW gene encoding 50S ribosomal protein L23 codes for the protein MDPHEVIIAPVLTEKANILREKENKYVFRVDARANKLEIKQAIRELFSVEPVACNVIRVKGKPKRMRRQPGRTSSWKKAVITLPPGQTIDIFESA
- the rpsQ gene encoding 30S ribosomal protein S17; the protein is MTPKETAVEGNVKKPIRTERKRILVGEVVSDKMDKTIVVAVRRRKLHPLYKKYVTRTKKVKAHDELNEARVGDVVRVVESRPISKEKRWRLLEIVERAQ
- the rplB gene encoding 50S ribosomal protein L2 encodes the protein MALKQYKPITPGLRFKTSLDFSALDKVEPEKSLVEGLPFKAGRGAGGRVSVRRRGGRHKRLYRIIDFKRDKHGVPGVVKTIEYDPNRSAVICLVAYADGEKRYILAPKGIERGAVVQSGEDAPIAVGNALPLERIPLGTAVHNVELYPGKGGQMVRSAGTGAVVMAKEGDYVTLKLPSGEMRMVFKKCYATVGEVGNEDHMNVVLGKAGRSRWLGRRPKVRGTAMNPVDHPHGGGEGRSKGGRHPVSPTGIPTKGYKTRKRRKPSDKFIVKRRK
- the rplE gene encoding 50S ribosomal protein L5, whose protein sequence is MAEVKVPILKTLYEERVKQELMEEMGYRNVMQVPRLEKIVLSMGVGEAIQNKRLLDLAVEELTLIAGQRAIKRKARKSIAGFKVRKGMEVGAMVTLRGLRMYEFLYRLIHVAIPRIKDFRGLNPNSFDGHGNYSLGITEQIIFPEIDYDSVERVTGFNVTIVTTAKTDREAFSLLQKLGMPFRKAS
- the rpmC gene encoding 50S ribosomal protein L29, whose translation is MRNSFKDLSYRELLAKREELVKRYQELRFQKVVGHLDNPLEVRTLRRNIARLNFLIHNHREA
- the rpsH gene encoding 30S ribosomal protein S8, producing the protein MSVSDPIADMLTKIRNASLARHEKVDIVPSKLKLEIIKILKNEGYIKNFKKVVVSEKPFIRIFLKYDEQQRPVIHELSRISKPGRRIYSGYKEMPRIKNGYGTLIVSTSEGVITDKKARERRVGGELICSIW
- the rplV gene encoding 50S ribosomal protein L22 — protein: MKEKSGYRARARYLLVSPKKVRPVADLVRGKRYPEAVAILEHMPQKGARLIKKVIDSAAANALYLNKNLDEDMLYVKELRVDDGPRLKRLWPRSHGRADILLKRMSHITVVVDELPQKG
- the rpsC gene encoding 30S ribosomal protein S3; amino-acid sequence: MGQKVNPYGLRLGINKTWKSKWFVDLKDYAKVLHEDLLLRKRLLALPEAKAANVGDVEIIRHPQRVMLVVHTPRPGVLIGAKGATIERIGAELQKMVSKKLQIKIKEIKRPEAHAQVVAQNIAAQLEHRASFRRVMKLAVANAMKAGVQGIKVRVSGRLGGAEIARSEVQMAGRVPLHTLRADIDYGFAEARTTYGVIGVKVWIFHGETLGKAVKQDAGTIVTPRRENRSRRRS
- the rpsS gene encoding 30S ribosomal protein S19, which gives rise to MARSVKKGPYVEKSLYKKVLAMAKGGEKRMIKTFSRASTIIPEMVGLTISVYNGKTWVPVYITEDLVGHKLGEFAPTRIFRGHAGSDKKASK
- the rplD gene encoding 50S ribosomal protein L4 — its product is METQVYSLKGEPIKTIELNDRVFACEVSHGSIYHAIRNELANMRVGTASTKTRAEVSGSGRKPWRQKGTGRARAGERRSPLWVGGGVVFGPKPREYGYKLPRKVKRLAYRSVLSLKLRENAFRVVEDFVVESGKTKDMVKALQALNPEGRRVLLVIGEESALTKRAGRNIPWLLVHTYDKLRVHDVFYADQVLVQESAAVKLNTFLDR
- the rplN gene encoding 50S ribosomal protein L14, which translates into the protein MIQVQTYLNVADNSGAKKVQCIKVLGGTRKKYATLGDLIVVSVKEALPDAPVKKGTVQRAVVVRTKKEVRRPDGTYIRFDDNACVIVDNHNNPRGRRVFGPVARELRENAEFMKILSLAPEVV